The sequence below is a genomic window from Desulfovibrio sp. Huiquan2017.
GCAGGCGTACATGGTGTCCGTGGCGAAGACCACTTCGCGGAAACTCAGGGCGGCCTTGGCCACGGCCTCGGTATCCACGGTCCCGGCAATGTTGCTGCCGCAGTGGCAGACGAAGACTCCGATATTCATTAGGCCCCCTCTCCGGTGTGCCCGGCCAGCGCGGCGAGCAGGGGGCGCGGACTGACGCAGAGTTTGTCCAGCATGGTGCTCGTCTCGCCCTGCCCGGCGGCAAGGCCGGCAAGTTGCGAATAATAGAAAACGGGCATGTTGTGCCCGCTGTGATTGGCTTTGTTGATCTGCGACTGGCGCATGTCCAGATTCATCTGGCACAGGGGGCAGGCCGTGACGATGGCGTCGGCTCCGGCCTCTTCGGCCGCATCCAGGATCCGCCCGGAAAGTTTGGCGATCACGTCCTTGCGGGTAGTCCCCAGCGAGGCGCCGCAACAGTCGGTTTTCAGGGGGAAGGGCAGTACCTCGGCTCCCAGTTCCGTCAGCAGATTATCCAGGGCCATGGGATTTTCCGGGTCGTCGAACTGCATGATCCGCGGCGGGCGGACCATGATGCAACCGTAGTAGGGAACCACCTTGAGGCCTGCGAGCGGGGCTTTGACCAGTTGGGCCAGGGCCTGGAGGCCGAGGTCCTCGACCACCACCTGGAGCACGGACTTGATGGGCAGGTCGGCGCGCAGGGGCCGCCCCACCACCAACTCCACCTTGCGGTGGAATTCGGGGTCCGCCAGGCGATACTGGGTGGTCTTGAGATTCTTCAGGCAACTGGGGCACGGCGTGATGATGCCGTCGAGTTCCCGTGCCTCGGCCATGTCGTCGGCAATGCCCAGGTTGCGGCCCACCAGGCAGGCGGACAACAGATGATCGACGGCGTGGGCCGGGGTGGACCCGCAGCAATTCCAATCGGGAATGTCCACCAACTCGATGCCGAGGTTCCGGCACAGGGCTCGGGTGGAGATGTCGTACTCGAGCGAGGTGCCGAGTCCCGAGCATCCCGGGTAATATGCGTAACACAGACTCATTACTTTTGCTCCCGGTAGCGGTCGAAGATCCCTCGAATTTCAGCTAATTTCTTGATGTCGTGGGCCTTCAGGCCCAGCTTGCCCTTGCGTAGGGCCATGGGCGCCAGGTCCACGTCGGTGAACATCCGGCCCGTCTTGCCCACATAGTTGGCCATGAGGCCGAGTTCGAAGACGCGGCCATGTTTCTCCACGGACTCCAGGAAGGCCTTCCAGAAGGCGCCGACGGCCTTTTCGCTGACGATGTTTTCCCGGCGCGCCATATGGCGCAGCACATCCATGACCCTGGCCACATCGATGTCGTTGGGACAGCGGGTGGTGCAGGTCTCGCAGGAGGCGCACAGCCAGATGGCGTGGGAGGACAGGGCTTCCTGCTTCCTCCCGGTCTGGACCAGGCGCATGATCTGGTTGACGGGATAATCGTATGCGAAGGAAACCGGGCAGCCGGCGGTGCAGTTGCCGCATTGGTAGCACAGGGCGAGGTTCTGTTCGCTCTCCCGCTGCACTTCGGCGATGAACTCGGTATCAAAGGCTTTTGGGCTGGATGACATGGATTTGAAACTCCGATTTGTATGAAACGGGACGGTGCCCGGGCACTGTCCGAAAACGAAATATCTCCCGATAGGGGCGGAGCCGAAGCCCCGCCCCCATTGGAAGGAAGGACCTACATAGCTGCTTCGTAGATGGCCATGACATCCATGTCTTTGGGGCAGCGGGGGTTGG
It includes:
- a CDS encoding CoB--CoM heterodisulfide reductase iron-sulfur subunit B family protein, which codes for MSLCYAYYPGCSGLGTSLEYDISTRALCRNLGIELVDIPDWNCCGSTPAHAVDHLLSACLVGRNLGIADDMAEARELDGIITPCPSCLKNLKTTQYRLADPEFHRKVELVVGRPLRADLPIKSVLQVVVEDLGLQALAQLVKAPLAGLKVVPYYGCIMVRPPRIMQFDDPENPMALDNLLTELGAEVLPFPLKTDCCGASLGTTRKDVIAKLSGRILDAAEEAGADAIVTACPLCQMNLDMRQSQINKANHSGHNMPVFYYSQLAGLAAGQGETSTMLDKLCVSPRPLLAALAGHTGEGA
- a CDS encoding 4Fe-4S dicluster domain-containing protein, with product MSSSPKAFDTEFIAEVQRESEQNLALCYQCGNCTAGCPVSFAYDYPVNQIMRLVQTGRKQEALSSHAIWLCASCETCTTRCPNDIDVARVMDVLRHMARRENIVSEKAVGAFWKAFLESVEKHGRVFELGLMANYVGKTGRMFTDVDLAPMALRKGKLGLKAHDIKKLAEIRGIFDRYREQK